In a single window of the Labeo rohita strain BAU-BD-2019 chromosome 23, IGBB_LRoh.1.0, whole genome shotgun sequence genome:
- the ormdl2 gene encoding ORM1-like protein 2 translates to MNVGVAHSEVNPNTRVMNSRGIWLAYLLLTTALHVVLLSIPFLSVPVVWTLTNVIHNLAMYLFLHTVKGTPFETPDQGKARLLTHWEQMDYGVQFTASRKFLTISPIILYILASFYTKYDTTHFLVNTGSLLSVLLPKLPQFHGVRLFGINKY, encoded by the exons ATGAATGTGGGCGTTGCTCACAGCGAGGTGAACCCAAACACGCGGGTGATGAACAGCCGGGGGATCTGGCTGGCCTACCTGCTGCTCACCACTGCCCTGCATGTGGTCTTACTCAGCATCCCTTTCCTCAGTGTGCCTGTGGTGTGGACACTCACCAATGTCATACACAACCTG GCGATGTATCTGTTTTTACATACGGTCAAAGGCACGCCGTTTGAGACGCCGGACCAAGGCAAGGCACGTTTGCTCACTCACTGGGAGCAGATGGACTACGGTGTTCAGTTCACAGCGTCAAGAAAGTTCCTCACCATCTCACCTATTATACT GTACATCTTGGCCAGCTTCTACACCAAATATGATACTACTCACTTCCTAGTAAACACTGGCTCACTACTAAGTGTCCTCCTTCCCAAGTTGCCTCAGTTTCATGGAGTTCGTCTGTTTGGTATAAACAAATACTGA